The following proteins are encoded in a genomic region of Vibrio spartinae:
- a CDS encoding LapA family protein — translation MRVLKIIFLLVLFLVALALGAQNQEVVTFNYLLAKGEFHLSWLLGAVFVAGFAIAWLIFGSLHLRAKLQIRRLNKQLNKSETQRPVAKEKLNIG, via the coding sequence ATGAGAGTCTTAAAAATCATTTTTCTTCTCGTTCTCTTCCTTGTTGCCTTAGCCTTGGGTGCCCAAAACCAAGAAGTTGTTACGTTCAACTATTTATTAGCAAAAGGTGAATTTCATTTATCTTGGCTTTTGGGAGCAGTTTTTGTTGCTGGTTTTGCTATAGCGTGGCTTATTTTTGGTAGTTTGCATCTCAGAGCAAAACTACAGATTCGCCGTTTGAATAAGCAACTGAACAAGAGTGAAACTCAGCGTCCAGTTGCGAAAGAGAAACTGAATATCGGATAA
- the lapB gene encoding lipopolysaccharide assembly protein LapB: protein MLEILFLLLPIAAAYGWYMGHRSAQQDKQKQSHQISRQYVTGLNLLLSDQSDKAVDHFIELLQVDDETIDTHLALGNLFRSRGEVDRAIRIHQNLISRSGLTIDQKNLSLQQLAKDYMVAGFLDRAERIFEQLIEEPEHRESALIQLTSIYQQTREWMKAIECAHALVKLGRKKMRKNIAYFWCELAADAQSMRDDMKAIQIYKKALSEDPKCVRASIGLGKLYLEKEDYQNTIRYMEMVLEQDVDYVGEILPTLAECYHYSGHEQGLIEFLRKCIAHQAGASAELMLAQLVAHHEGVGAALDLLTKQLVKNPTMKGFYRLMDYHLAEAEEGRAKKSLSALQIMVGEQMRIKPHYRCRKCGFSSHSLYWHCPSCKSWGEVKPIRGLDGE, encoded by the coding sequence ATGTTAGAAATACTCTTCTTGTTATTGCCGATCGCTGCTGCTTATGGTTGGTATATGGGGCACCGCAGCGCTCAGCAGGACAAGCAGAAACAATCTCATCAAATATCCCGTCAATATGTTACGGGACTTAACCTGCTGCTATCTGATCAATCGGATAAGGCGGTTGATCACTTTATCGAATTACTCCAAGTTGATGATGAGACGATTGACACGCATTTAGCACTCGGTAACTTATTTCGTTCTCGAGGTGAGGTCGATCGAGCGATTCGGATTCACCAGAATCTGATTTCTCGCTCAGGATTAACCATCGATCAAAAGAACCTCTCACTTCAACAACTGGCAAAAGATTATATGGTTGCTGGTTTTTTGGATCGTGCGGAGCGTATTTTCGAACAACTCATTGAAGAACCTGAACATCGGGAGTCAGCATTAATTCAATTGACTTCGATTTATCAGCAAACTCGAGAATGGATGAAAGCCATAGAGTGCGCCCATGCCTTGGTTAAACTTGGCCGTAAAAAGATGCGTAAGAATATTGCTTACTTTTGGTGTGAGCTCGCAGCAGATGCGCAATCAATGCGTGATGACATGAAAGCGATACAAATATACAAAAAAGCGCTGTCGGAAGATCCGAAATGTGTCAGAGCAAGTATTGGCTTGGGGAAGCTTTATCTAGAGAAAGAAGATTATCAGAATACCATTCGTTATATGGAAATGGTACTGGAACAGGATGTCGATTATGTCGGTGAAATTTTACCGACGCTTGCTGAGTGTTATCACTATTCTGGTCATGAACAGGGGCTGATTGAATTTTTAAGAAAATGTATCGCCCATCAGGCGGGTGCTTCGGCTGAATTGATGCTGGCTCAGTTGGTTGCTCACCATGAAGGTGTTGGCGCGGCTCTGGATTTACTGACGAAGCAGCTGGTGAAGAATCCGACCATGAAGGGGTTCTACCGATTGATGGATTATCATTTAGCGGAAGCTGAAGAAGGTCGGGCGAAAAAAAGTTTATCTGCATTGCAAATCATGGTTGGCGAACAGATGAGGATAAAACCTCATTATCGCTGCCGGAAATGTGGCTTCTCTTCTCACTCTCTGTATTGGCACTGTCCATCGTGTAAGAGCTGGGGAGAGGTGAAACCGATTCGGGGATTAGACGGAGAGTAA
- the pyrF gene encoding orotidine-5'-phosphate decarboxylase — translation MGEPRVIVALDYDNQAEALRFVDRIDPQYCRLKVGKEMFTLFGPDFVRALHQRGFSVFLDLKFHDIPNTCAKAVRAAAELGIWMVNVHASGGERMMTAAREILEPYGVDRPILIGVTVLTSMSQHDLADIGLNVPPQEQVLRLATLTKNSGLDGVVCSAQEACLLKAQLGLSFQLVTPGIRPAGSDVGDQLRIMTPQEAISAGSDYLVIGRPITQAPEPASVLESINHSLHL, via the coding sequence ATGGGCGAGCCGAGAGTCATTGTAGCACTGGATTATGATAATCAAGCCGAAGCATTACGCTTTGTTGATCGGATTGATCCTCAGTATTGCCGTTTGAAGGTCGGGAAGGAAATGTTTACGTTATTCGGCCCTGATTTTGTGCGTGCATTACACCAACGTGGCTTCTCCGTTTTTTTGGACTTGAAATTTCACGATATCCCCAATACTTGTGCCAAAGCGGTGAGAGCTGCGGCTGAGCTGGGTATCTGGATGGTGAATGTTCATGCCAGCGGCGGTGAACGTATGATGACTGCCGCTCGCGAAATACTCGAACCTTATGGTGTAGATAGGCCGATACTGATTGGTGTTACGGTCTTAACCAGTATGTCTCAACATGATTTGGCTGATATCGGGCTAAATGTGCCTCCTCAAGAACAAGTGCTTCGTCTTGCGACATTGACAAAAAATTCAGGGCTGGATGGTGTGGTGTGTTCTGCTCAGGAAGCTTGCCTGCTGAAAGCGCAATTGGGTCTGTCATTTCAGTTAGTGACGCCAGGGATTCGCCCGGCAGGGAGTGATGTTGGTGACCAACTACGAATTATGACACCTCAGGAAGCGATTTCTGCTGGTTCTGATTATTTGGTTATTGGCAGACCGATTACTCAAGCACCAGAGCCAGCATCGGTTCTAGAGAGTATTAATCATTCACTTCATCTATAA
- the miaE gene encoding tRNA isopentenyl-2-thiomethyl-A-37 hydroxylase MiaE: protein MTNNDQYQQLLQPIHNFLQCETPDTWINEAKKPENLKIILIDHLLCELKAGQSAMYLIRKYAVDATSASALLAWFKPYEDFAYRKLGALTDLKGKNQLSKTIMAKADSSYSQDLIDKMVLLIKEELHHFYQVLEIMEKKEIPYENIPAGRYAKGLLSQVKTYEPEALIDKLIIGAYIEARSCERFARLAPYMDDDIAKFYVSLLRSEARHYQDYLALAQQIAHQDISKRIDTIGKAEAELILSSDPCFRFHSGPPETEKMTLSP from the coding sequence ATGACCAATAACGACCAGTATCAACAATTACTCCAACCTATTCATAACTTTCTACAATGTGAAACCCCCGACACGTGGATTAACGAGGCGAAAAAGCCGGAAAATTTAAAAATCATTCTGATTGATCATCTTTTATGTGAATTGAAGGCCGGACAATCGGCAATGTACCTCATCCGTAAATACGCTGTCGATGCGACAAGTGCATCCGCTCTGCTCGCATGGTTTAAACCTTATGAAGATTTTGCTTACCGCAAGTTAGGTGCCCTGACGGATCTGAAAGGGAAAAACCAGCTATCCAAAACCATCATGGCGAAAGCTGATTCATCGTACAGCCAAGATTTAATCGACAAAATGGTTTTATTGATCAAAGAAGAGCTCCACCACTTCTATCAAGTGCTCGAGATCATGGAGAAAAAAGAGATTCCCTATGAGAATATCCCTGCCGGCCGTTATGCAAAAGGACTATTGTCACAGGTAAAAACCTATGAGCCAGAGGCGCTTATCGACAAGTTAATTATTGGTGCTTATATTGAAGCAAGATCATGTGAACGCTTTGCCAGACTCGCCCCATACATGGATGACGATATCGCGAAATTTTATGTGTCTTTGTTACGTTCCGAAGCACGACACTATCAAGACTACTTAGCACTGGCTCAACAAATTGCTCATCAAGATATTTCTAAGCGGATCGACACAATAGGAAAAGCCGAAGCAGAACTGATACTTTCCTCCGACCCTTGCTTCAGGTTTCACAGTGGTCCCCCTGAGACCGAGAAAATGACCTTGTCTCCATGA
- a CDS encoding DNA repair protein, protein MSIGLIIALVGVLLLLILGYNIMLQYKVKVETARKHESTRYVAIIDATEDLIGNAHHVPYSKDLLLCLNNRILDSLQSMYELDPKNKQLAHRIENMQGQVKNLRENHPNQDSTTFKSPTNDKQAITMLKLVKRLRDTIRSEHNKGRLDTQAYVTENARLEMIQIRINIENVIKRANESIVRGQPGTAIQLLKKGIDVLSTKNDAYSNQAREKLQAMYDELENKRQQKKTPVEAQGDRERDDDMEALFGEKKKW, encoded by the coding sequence ATGAGTATAGGATTAATCATTGCCTTGGTGGGCGTATTGCTCCTTCTGATTTTAGGCTACAACATTATGTTGCAGTACAAGGTCAAGGTCGAAACAGCAAGAAAACACGAGTCTACTCGTTATGTCGCAATCATTGATGCCACCGAGGATCTAATCGGTAACGCTCACCATGTCCCCTACAGCAAGGACTTGTTGCTGTGTCTGAATAATCGGATTTTAGATTCGCTACAAAGTATGTACGAGCTAGACCCTAAAAACAAACAATTGGCACATCGTATCGAGAACATGCAGGGGCAAGTAAAAAATCTGCGTGAAAATCATCCGAATCAGGACAGTACAACATTCAAGTCGCCAACCAATGACAAACAAGCGATTACCATGCTCAAGCTTGTAAAACGTCTGAGGGATACAATTCGGAGCGAGCATAATAAAGGGCGTCTGGATACTCAGGCGTATGTAACGGAAAATGCACGTCTGGAAATGATTCAGATACGTATCAACATTGAGAATGTCATCAAACGAGCCAATGAGTCGATTGTGCGCGGACAACCGGGAACAGCGATTCAGCTTCTGAAGAAAGGTATCGATGTCCTCAGTACAAAAAATGATGCCTATTCAAATCAAGCGCGGGAAAAACTGCAAGCCATGTACGATGAGCTCGAGAACAAGCGTCAACAGAAAAAAACACCGGTTGAAGCGCAAGGTGATCGAGAACGAGATGACGATATGGAAGCCCTCTTTGGTGAAAAGAAAAAGTGGTAG
- the cysB gene encoding HTH-type transcriptional regulator CysB: MKLQQLKYIVEVVNHNLNVSATAESLYTSQPGISKQVRLLEDELGIQIFERSGKHLTQVTSAGEDIVKISQEILSRVEGIKAVASEHTHPEMGTLNISTTHTQARYALPDVIKGFTARYPKVSLHMHQGTPSQMSEAIAKGIANFAIATEALHLYQDAIMLPCYHWNRSIVVPKGHPLAQRDKLCIEELATYPLVTYVFGFTGRSELDMAFDQVGLSPRVVFTATDADVIKTYVRIGMGVGVIASMAVDKVRDADLVAIDASHIFGSSTTSIGFRRGTFLRSYMFDFMERFAPHLTRPVVEQAISLKSSQEIDEMFKDIQLPVR; the protein is encoded by the coding sequence ATGAAGCTACAGCAGTTAAAATACATTGTGGAGGTAGTGAATCATAATTTGAATGTTTCAGCTACAGCCGAGAGTTTGTACACATCTCAACCGGGGATCAGTAAGCAGGTTCGTTTACTTGAAGATGAACTTGGGATTCAGATATTTGAACGAAGTGGTAAACATCTGACTCAGGTGACTTCTGCCGGAGAAGATATCGTGAAAATTTCACAGGAAATTCTTTCTCGGGTTGAAGGGATTAAAGCTGTTGCCAGTGAACACACTCACCCGGAAATGGGGACATTGAATATCTCAACAACTCATACACAAGCCCGTTATGCTCTGCCGGATGTGATCAAAGGGTTTACCGCCAGGTATCCTAAAGTTTCTTTGCACATGCATCAAGGAACACCGAGTCAGATGTCAGAAGCGATTGCGAAAGGGATCGCGAACTTTGCTATTGCAACCGAAGCACTACATTTGTATCAAGATGCAATCATGTTACCGTGTTATCACTGGAATCGTTCAATTGTGGTACCAAAAGGGCACCCTTTAGCACAACGAGATAAGTTATGCATTGAAGAGTTAGCAACATATCCTTTGGTCACTTATGTGTTTGGGTTTACAGGACGCTCTGAACTGGATATGGCATTTGATCAGGTCGGATTGAGCCCGAGAGTTGTGTTTACCGCAACGGATGCCGATGTGATTAAAACTTATGTCCGAATCGGTATGGGAGTTGGGGTGATTGCCAGCATGGCAGTCGATAAAGTCCGTGATGCAGATCTAGTGGCAATTGATGCCAGCCATATTTTTGGTTCGAGCACCACGAGTATCGGTTTTCGTCGGGGGACCTTTCTGCGTTCTTATATGTTTGACTTTATGGAACGTTTTGCACCTCATTTGACTCGTCCTGTGGTGGAACAGGCGATTTCTCTGAAGTCGAGTCAAGAAATTGATGAGATGTTTAAGGACATTCAATTGCCCGTACGCTAA
- the lrp gene encoding leucine-responsive transcriptional regulator Lrp: protein MADNYKKPSKDLDRIDRNILNELQKDGRISNVELSKRVGLSPTPCLERVRRLERQNYITGYTALLNPQYLDASLLVFVEITLNRGAPDVFEQFNTAVQRLDDIQECHLVSGDFDYLLKTRVSDMGAYRKLLGDTLLRLPGVNDTRTYVVMEEVKQTNQLVIKVR from the coding sequence ATGGCAGACAACTATAAAAAGCCGTCCAAGGATTTAGATAGGATCGATCGCAACATTTTGAATGAATTGCAGAAAGATGGTCGGATTTCAAATGTAGAACTATCCAAACGTGTTGGATTGTCTCCAACGCCCTGTTTGGAGCGTGTAAGACGACTTGAGCGTCAGAACTATATTACGGGATATACAGCACTCCTGAATCCGCAGTATCTTGATGCATCATTACTTGTTTTTGTTGAAATCACATTGAATCGTGGGGCGCCGGATGTATTTGAACAATTCAATACAGCGGTACAAAGATTAGACGACATTCAGGAATGTCATCTTGTTTCAGGGGATTTTGACTATTTGTTGAAAACCAGGGTATCTGATATGGGTGCCTATCGTAAGCTCTTGGGCGATACGCTACTACGACTACCCGGTGTAAACGATACTCGAACCTATGTGGTGATGGAAGAAGTGAAGCAGACAAATCAGTTAGTCATTAAAGTTCGTTAG
- a CDS encoding DNA translocase FtsK: MFKENKSKVETIIKTRAEVTTSPRLNGVQRLKESVLILAVLLSVFFSVALLTFSPADPSWSQTAWGGELHNAGGYIGAWIADTLFFTFGSLAYPLPLVITLIAWGGLRARDEDESFDFMIWGTRLLGFVVVLLTSCGLADINFDDLWYFSSGGVVGDVLSSLALPTFNILGSTLIFLFLWGAGFTLLTGISWLTIVEWLGDQAIAFAQKGVALFRSGEKETILSPGIESSAALLERDIQHRLSPTEAVVESNRTDTAPTSNSPHDNSPHDNSLTDSSLTDSSLTDNVRRFNIHIPQNEQDVVGDDAQAQQAATDINDEWSERNKQFSATIEELDKAAQQHNDFAEGDWDDDPSEDTSATTSHSFGSFDIDVHENEPTFSSLDTHDEEPDLSEAQEDSDEDVVAFQSLVSEAKKTELAKQNPFLVQPTIDLPTPTEPLPTLELLYHPEKRENFIDQDMLTEVARLVESKLLDYKIQASVVGIYPGPVITRFELDLAPGVKVSRISGLSTDLARSLSTPAVRVVEVIPGKPYVGLELPNLSRQTVYLSDVVSSDKFKRSKSPTTIVLGQDIAGDAVIADLAKMPHVLVAGTTGSGKSVGVNVMILSMLYKATPEEVRFIMIDPKMLELSIYEGIPHLLSEVVTDMKDAANALRWCVAEMERRYKLMSVVGVRNIKGFNEKLEMAAKAGHPIHDPLWKDGDSMDAEPPLLEKLPFIVVVVDEFADLMMVVGKKVEELIARLAQKARAAGIHLILATQRPSVDVITGLIKANIPTRVAFTVSTKTDSRTILDQGGAESLLGMGDMLYLPPGSSHTIRVHGAFASDDDVHAVVNNWKARGQPNYIDEIVSGDQGPEALLPGEQLDGDEDVDPLFDQVVEHVVETRRGSVSGVQRRFKIGYNRAARIVEQLEAQGIVSAPGHNGNREVLAPPPIRE; the protein is encoded by the coding sequence ATGTTCAAAGAGAACAAAAGTAAAGTCGAGACCATTATCAAAACCAGAGCTGAGGTCACAACTTCACCTCGCTTAAATGGCGTTCAACGGCTGAAAGAGAGTGTTTTGATTTTAGCTGTCCTCTTATCCGTCTTCTTCTCGGTGGCTTTACTGACATTTAGCCCGGCTGATCCGTCTTGGTCTCAGACCGCTTGGGGAGGAGAGCTACATAATGCCGGTGGATATATCGGTGCTTGGATCGCTGATACGCTCTTTTTTACTTTTGGGTCACTGGCATACCCACTCCCTTTAGTGATTACGCTCATTGCATGGGGAGGGCTACGTGCTCGCGATGAGGATGAATCCTTCGATTTCATGATCTGGGGGACTCGTTTGCTCGGTTTCGTCGTGGTTCTGCTGACGAGTTGTGGTCTGGCCGACATCAATTTTGATGATTTGTGGTATTTCTCTTCTGGCGGTGTCGTCGGTGATGTTTTGAGTAGCTTGGCGCTACCAACATTCAATATCTTGGGCAGTACCTTGATTTTCCTGTTTCTCTGGGGGGCTGGTTTTACATTACTCACCGGCATCTCATGGTTAACGATTGTGGAGTGGCTTGGGGATCAAGCCATTGCATTCGCACAAAAAGGCGTCGCACTGTTTCGGAGTGGAGAGAAGGAGACAATTCTGTCCCCGGGGATTGAATCATCGGCTGCTTTGCTTGAACGTGATATTCAACATCGCCTGTCACCGACTGAAGCTGTTGTTGAATCGAATCGCACGGATACAGCACCGACTAGCAATTCTCCTCATGACAATTCTCCACATGACAACTCTCTTACGGATAGCTCTCTTACCGATAGTTCTCTTACTGACAATGTTCGTCGCTTTAACATCCACATCCCTCAGAATGAGCAGGATGTCGTAGGCGATGACGCTCAGGCGCAACAAGCTGCAACGGATATCAATGATGAGTGGTCGGAACGGAATAAACAGTTTTCTGCAACGATAGAAGAATTGGATAAAGCCGCACAGCAACATAATGATTTTGCTGAAGGCGATTGGGACGATGACCCAAGCGAGGATACATCCGCCACGACCAGCCACTCATTTGGATCGTTTGATATTGACGTTCATGAAAATGAACCAACATTCTCTAGCTTAGACACACACGATGAAGAGCCCGACCTCTCTGAGGCGCAAGAGGACTCAGATGAAGATGTTGTTGCTTTCCAAAGCTTAGTCTCTGAAGCAAAGAAAACCGAATTGGCAAAACAAAATCCGTTTTTGGTTCAGCCGACTATCGATCTACCAACACCGACAGAGCCATTACCAACGTTAGAGTTGTTGTATCATCCAGAGAAAAGAGAAAACTTTATTGATCAGGATATGCTGACGGAAGTGGCAAGATTGGTTGAGTCTAAGCTATTGGATTATAAGATTCAGGCAAGTGTTGTGGGGATTTATCCCGGTCCGGTTATTACTCGGTTCGAACTCGATTTAGCCCCGGGAGTGAAAGTGAGCCGAATTTCCGGATTATCAACAGACTTGGCTCGTTCTCTGTCTACGCCAGCAGTCCGGGTTGTTGAGGTCATTCCGGGGAAACCTTATGTTGGTTTGGAGTTGCCAAACTTGAGCCGTCAGACGGTCTACCTGTCTGATGTCGTTAGCAGTGACAAATTTAAGCGGTCAAAATCTCCGACAACCATTGTACTCGGTCAAGATATTGCCGGTGATGCTGTGATTGCCGATTTAGCAAAAATGCCTCATGTCTTAGTTGCAGGAACGACAGGCTCAGGGAAATCCGTCGGTGTGAATGTGATGATCCTGAGTATGCTATATAAGGCGACACCGGAAGAAGTCAGATTTATCATGATTGACCCGAAAATGTTGGAGCTTTCAATCTATGAAGGCATTCCTCATCTTCTGTCAGAGGTTGTGACGGATATGAAGGATGCCGCCAATGCGTTGCGTTGGTGTGTGGCAGAGATGGAACGTCGCTACAAGTTAATGTCGGTTGTTGGGGTTCGGAACATCAAAGGTTTCAATGAAAAGCTGGAGATGGCAGCCAAAGCTGGGCATCCGATTCATGATCCGCTTTGGAAGGATGGTGATAGCATGGATGCAGAACCGCCATTACTGGAGAAACTACCTTTTATTGTGGTCGTGGTCGATGAATTTGCCGACTTGATGATGGTTGTTGGTAAGAAAGTTGAAGAACTGATTGCCCGTTTGGCCCAGAAGGCAAGGGCTGCGGGGATTCATTTGATTTTGGCAACCCAACGCCCTTCGGTTGATGTGATTACAGGATTGATTAAGGCGAACATCCCAACTCGAGTTGCATTTACTGTTTCAACGAAGACAGATTCTCGTACCATTCTCGATCAAGGAGGGGCTGAATCTCTGTTGGGGATGGGAGATATGCTCTATTTGCCACCGGGATCCAGTCACACTATCCGCGTTCATGGGGCATTTGCTTCTGATGATGATGTTCATGCTGTCGTCAATAACTGGAAGGCGAGAGGTCAACCCAACTACATTGACGAAATAGTCAGTGGGGATCAAGGACCAGAAGCATTGTTACCGGGAGAACAACTCGACGGTGACGAAGATGTCGATCCATTATTTGACCAGGTTGTTGAACACGTTGTTGAAACGCGAAGAGGGTCGGTTTCCGGGGTGCAGCGACGTTTCAAGATTGGATACAATCGTGCGGCTAGAATTGTCGAGCAGCTAGAGGCTCAGGGGATTGTCAGTGCGCCTGGCCACAATGGTAATCGGGAAGTGCTCGCGCCACCGCCGATCAGAGAGTAA
- the dsbB gene encoding disulfide bond formation protein DsbB gives MVIFAKLNQFSQSRTSWVLLLLSILFFEMCALFFQHILMLAPCVMCIYERVAMLGIGGAAILGLIAPRLAIFRWLGLLSWGYTAYSGLLLAHQHVEYQFHPSPFATCDAFVQFPQWAPLNQWMPWMFEAYGDCSKIVWQLLTLSMPQWLEIIFAINLFVVFIFLIAQFFKPKRRSLF, from the coding sequence ATAGTGATCTTTGCCAAACTCAACCAGTTTTCTCAGTCCAGAACATCCTGGGTCTTATTGTTGTTATCTATCCTGTTTTTTGAAATGTGTGCGCTCTTTTTCCAACATATTTTGATGCTCGCACCCTGCGTCATGTGTATTTATGAAAGGGTAGCAATGTTGGGAATAGGCGGTGCGGCGATTCTGGGGCTCATCGCACCCCGGCTGGCAATATTCCGTTGGCTAGGTCTTCTCTCTTGGGGGTACACAGCATATTCAGGACTGTTACTTGCACACCAGCATGTTGAGTATCAATTCCACCCTTCACCATTTGCAACTTGTGATGCTTTTGTTCAATTTCCACAGTGGGCGCCACTTAACCAATGGATGCCGTGGATGTTTGAAGCATATGGCGACTGTAGCAAAATTGTATGGCAGCTTTTAACTTTATCGATGCCACAGTGGTTGGAAATCATCTTTGCAATCAATCTTTTTGTTGTCTTTATTTTCTTGATTGCTCAATTTTTCAAACCTAAAAGACGCAGTTTATTTTAA
- the nhaB gene encoding Na(+)/H(+) antiporter NhaB yields MPISLGNAFIKNFLGKSPDWYKVAIVAFLIVNPLVFFTISPFAAGWLLVVEFIFTLAMALKCYPLQPGGLLAIEAILIGMTSPEQVKHELVANIEVLLLLMFMVAGIYFMKQLLLFIFTKILLEIRSKVILSLAFCVAAAFLSAFLDALTVIAVIISVAVGFYAIYHKVASGQGDHTQDEHLSDLTRDDLENYRAFLRSLLLHAGIGTALGGVMTMVGEPQNLIIADQAGWNFGEFLIRMSPITVPVFISGILTCIAVEKLKIFGYGAQLPDPVRKILRDYDRTQRQSRTNLDVAKLWIQGLIAIWLIVGLALHLASVGLIGLSVIILATTFCGITEEHALGKAFEEALPFTALLAVFFSIVAVIVDQHLFKPVIDAVLHLENADLQLAMFYVANGLLSMVSDNVFVGTVYIHEVKTALMEGIISRDQFDLLAVAINTGTNLPSVATPNGQAAFLFLLTSALAPLIRLSYGRMVMMALPYTVVLTLVGLVGIIFFLEPATANYYDLGWLSHHVPDALKHASASLGHE; encoded by the coding sequence ATGCCGATTTCTTTAGGAAACGCGTTCATTAAAAATTTTCTGGGTAAATCACCAGATTGGTACAAAGTGGCAATTGTTGCTTTTCTCATTGTGAATCCACTCGTCTTTTTCACAATAAGCCCCTTTGCCGCAGGTTGGTTACTGGTTGTTGAATTTATATTCACGCTTGCAATGGCCTTAAAATGCTATCCGCTCCAGCCCGGTGGGTTACTTGCAATAGAAGCAATACTCATCGGAATGACAAGCCCAGAGCAAGTTAAACATGAGTTAGTTGCGAATATTGAAGTTCTCCTACTTCTCATGTTTATGGTCGCGGGTATTTACTTCATGAAGCAACTGCTTCTCTTTATCTTCACCAAAATTCTTTTAGAAATACGCTCTAAGGTCATCTTATCTTTAGCATTTTGTGTCGCTGCTGCATTTCTTTCTGCATTCCTTGATGCCCTTACGGTGATCGCGGTCATCATTAGTGTTGCCGTTGGATTTTATGCCATCTACCACAAAGTTGCTTCTGGACAAGGTGACCACACCCAAGATGAGCATTTATCAGACCTGACCAGAGACGATTTGGAAAACTACCGGGCTTTTCTACGTTCACTCCTCCTCCATGCTGGGATCGGAACTGCACTGGGCGGGGTGATGACCATGGTTGGTGAACCACAAAACCTGATTATTGCCGATCAAGCGGGCTGGAATTTCGGCGAATTTTTAATTCGTATGTCACCGATCACTGTGCCTGTTTTTATCAGTGGAATTCTCACCTGTATCGCTGTTGAGAAGCTGAAAATTTTCGGCTACGGCGCTCAGCTCCCCGATCCCGTTCGGAAAATTCTACGCGATTATGATCGGACACAAAGACAAAGCCGTACTAATCTCGACGTTGCAAAACTATGGATTCAGGGATTAATTGCGATTTGGCTGATCGTTGGTCTGGCTCTCCACCTTGCATCGGTTGGGCTGATCGGGCTTTCCGTGATTATTCTGGCAACCACATTCTGTGGCATTACCGAAGAGCACGCACTTGGCAAAGCATTTGAAGAAGCATTACCCTTTACCGCTTTACTCGCGGTATTCTTCTCGATCGTTGCGGTGATTGTCGATCAACACCTATTTAAACCGGTCATCGATGCCGTATTACACCTAGAGAATGCAGATCTTCAACTCGCGATGTTCTACGTTGCGAATGGATTGCTTTCTATGGTTTCTGACAATGTATTCGTGGGCACGGTCTATATCCATGAGGTGAAAACGGCACTCATGGAAGGCATTATCTCACGCGACCAATTTGACCTGTTAGCGGTTGCGATCAATACCGGGACGAATTTACCCTCTGTTGCAACCCCGAATGGACAAGCTGCGTTTTTGTTCCTGCTGACCTCGGCACTGGCACCTCTCATCCGACTCTCTTACGGACGAATGGTGATGATGGCGCTGCCATATACAGTTGTTTTAACACTTGTTGGTTTGGTCGGTATCATCTTTTTCCTTGAGCCAGCAACCGCGAATTATTATGATCTGGGTTGGTTATCTCACCACGTCCCAGATGCATTAAAACATGCATCAGCATCACTGGGTCATGAATAA